Proteins encoded in a region of the Dreissena polymorpha isolate Duluth1 chromosome 6, UMN_Dpol_1.0, whole genome shotgun sequence genome:
- the LOC127835995 gene encoding putative nuclease HARBI1 has translation MTKVLQAISTVKSGIYMGSAGVPCRDRFLWLGKIPNVIGAVDGTLIPIIAPSEAEEVYVCRKGYHAINVQAVVDHEMRFTDVVAQWPGSVHDSTIMENCALKQWLTTTNSNWLLGVSGYGLKPYLLTPIGTPSTPSEVLYNNAHVKTRLVVERAFGILKSRFRQEMNVPTPLILEEDDHDEHVSDGPLNGNGVQTRQSVVNLL, from the exons ATGACGAAG gTGCTACAGGCGATTTCTACAGTGAAGTCGGGGATCTACATGGGATCAGCAGGAGTTCCGTGTCGAGATCGATTTCTGTG GCTGGGAAAAATTCCAAATGTTATTGGTGCTGTTGATGGAACCTTAATACCCATAATTGCACCAAGTGAGGCGGAGGAGGTGTATGTATGCCGGAAGGGCTACCATGCTATAAATGTTCAAGCGGTCGTGGACCATGAAATGAG ATTCACTGATGTTGTTGCCCAATGGCCAGGTTCAGTTCATGACAGCACAATCATGGAAAACTGTGCCTTGAAGCAGTGGCTGACAACTACTAACAGCAACTGGCTGTTGGGCGTCAGTGGTTATGGTTTAAAACCGTATCTACTAACACCAATTGGTACACCAAGTACACCATCAGAGGTTCTTTACAACAATGCCCATGTTAAAACCAGACTAGTGGTGGAGAGGGCATTTGGGATATTGAAATCCAGGTTTAGGCAA GAAATGAATGTTCCAACCCCACTTATCTTGGAGGAGGACGACCATGACGAACATGTGTCTGATGGGCCACTTAATGGCAATGGCGTGCAAACGCGGCAAAGTGTagtcaatttattataa
- the LOC127835996 gene encoding L-rhamnose-binding lectin CSL3-like gives MYFIEALGGSIVCEGADICMNCPPGQKLVVGSAIFGRNQGDAICPCQQMFNTSCMSTTAKAKSLCDGKSQCCLNANIIVFEDPCPGTYKYLEVDFACFSILP, from the coding sequence ATGTATTTCATTGAAGCACTGGGCGGCTCAATAGTCTGCGAGGGTGCAGACATTTGTATGAACTGTCCACCCGGGCAGAAGTTGGTCGTGGGCTCGGCCATTTTCGGGCGCAACCAGGGAGATGCCATTTGTCCCTGTCAGCAAATGTTCAACACAAGCTGCATGTCGACAACCGCCAAGGCCAAGAGTTTGTGTGACGGAAAAAGCCAGTGTTGTCTCAATGCCAACATAATCGTATTTGAAGACCCTTGTCCCGGCACATACAAATACCTGGAGGTCGACTTCGCCTGTTTCTCCATTTTACCTTAG
- the LOC127836503 gene encoding MAM and LDL-receptor class A domain-containing protein 1-like encodes MPCKVWNCTFDNDNLCNWTNVNWSEDNLNWNLIHSTTPTDKTEPSNDHTTGNIDGAYIFLKSSAPTVQGDNAMLQSPEINTTGSLGICLNCWYSTNGDSIGSLKVYIEEAGFRRLIWSLSGHQGTEWRNASVPLHSNQKVHIILEATVGDGFLGDIALDDISMTCGPCQLEPSNARPISLIIVG; translated from the exons TATGGAACTGCACATTTGACAATGACAATTTATGCAACTGGACAAATGTGAACTGGAGCGAAGACAATTTGAATTGGAACCTGATACATTCGACAACTCCAACAGATAAGACTGAACCTTCAAACGACCACACGACTGGAAATATTGATG GGGCTTACATATTTTTGAAATCAAGCGCACCTACTGTGCAAGGTGACAATGCGATGCTGCAAAGCCCCGAAATCAACACTACGGGGTCACTTGGTATCTGTCTAAACTGTTGGTACAGCACGAACGGCGATTCTATCGGAAGTCTGAAAGTCTACATCGAGGAGGCAGGGTTCAGACGTTTGATATGGTCTCTTTCTGGACACCAGGGAACGGAATGGCGAAACGCGAGTGTTCCGTTACATTCCAACCAGAAAGTCCAC ATAATCCTCGAGGCAACTGTTGGAGACGGTTTTCTTGGCGATATTGCACTGGATGACATTTCAATGACATGTGGTCCATGCCAACTAGAGCCATCGAATGCCAGGCCGATATCTCTGATTATCGTGGGATAA